From a single Lacerta agilis isolate rLacAgi1 chromosome 3, rLacAgi1.pri, whole genome shotgun sequence genomic region:
- the LOC117044814 gene encoding serotriflin-like: MIVLIVLLSIAALLQQPASRAHAKEMGPSERQEILDKHNALRRQVKPSASNMLKMEWSGAAEANAKRWASNCQYDHSPPDQRTAGKYPCGENLLMSSGPVAWSKVIQEWYNEVNDFQYGVGAVRSGAKVGHYTQVAWYRSYKVGCSENQCPQNRLQYFYVCQYCPAGNIVGSLQTPYKSGSPCGDCPGSCDNGLCTNPCKYTDIGTNCPELAESYGCKNQNILRDCPASCLCTNEIK, translated from the exons ATGATTGTGCTCATCGTTTTGCTGAGTATTGCTGCTCTTCTGCAACAGCCTGCTTCAAGG GCACATGCAAAGGAAATGGGACCCAGTGAGCGACAGGAAATTCTGGACAAGCACAATGCCCTGCGGAGACAAGTGAAGCCAAGTGCAAGCAACATGCTGAAGATG gaatGGAGTGGTGCTGCGGAAGCAAATGCCAAACGCTGGGCAAGTAATTGTCAATATGACCACAGCCCACCAGACCAAAGAACTGCTGGCAAGTA CCCGTGTGGTGAAAATTTGCTCATGTCAAGTGGCCCTGTCGCATGGTCTAAAGTAATCCAAGAGTGGTACAATGAGGTGAACGATTTCCAGTACGGTGTTGGAGCGGTCCGCTCAGGAGCCAAAGTTGGCCATTACACTCAG GTGGCTTGGTACAGGTCTTACAAAGTGGGTTGCTCTGAGAACCAGTGCCCTCAAAATCGGCTACAATACTTCTACGTCTGCCAGTACTGCCCTGC AGGGAACATAGTAGGATCACTTCAAACCCCATATAAGTCTGGATCACCTTGTGGGGACTGCCCTGGCTCATGCGACAACGGATTATGCA CCAATCCTTGCAAATATACAGATATCGGCACCAACTGCCCTGAATTAGCGGAGTCATACGGATGTAAGAATCAAAACATACTGAGAGACTGCCCTGCTTCTTGCCTGTGTACCAATGAAATAAAATAG